ACTGCGCCGTCCGGATACCGCCACAATGGATTGCGCCAGTCGGTGACATTTTTACTTCTGGCAATAACCTGCTCTTCATCAATATCAACGCCAAGGCCTGGCTTCATTAATGGCATAAAGTGGCCGCCATCCATTTTGAAGTCCTCTTTGTTTTTAACGAAGTCGAGTAGTTCAGCGCCTTTATTGTAATGAATGCCCATACTCTGCTCCTGGAATACCGCATTGCGGGAAACAAAGTCGATGTGCAAACACGCGGCAAGCGCGATTGGCCCCAATGGGCAGTGCGGTGCCAGCGAAACGTCGTACGCTTCCGCCATGCCAGAGATTTTGAAGCATTCGGTGATGCCGCCCGCATGGGAAAGATCGGGTTGCAGAATAGCCAGGCCACCGGCTTCCAGCACGCGTTTAAACTCGAAGCGCGAGAACATACGCTCGCCGGCAGCGATAGGAATATGCGTTTGCGCCGCCAGGCGCGGATAATATTCAGCTTGCTCAGCCAGAACCGGCTCTTCAATAAACAGCGGGCGGTATTGCTCCAGCTCTTTAATTAATACTTTCGCCATTGGCGCGCTCACGCGACCGTGGAAATCCAGGCCAAATTCAATTTCATTCCCGAAGGCTTCACGAATTTGCGCCACGGTATTAACGGCATCATCAATTTTACGGGAATTATCAATAATGCCCATTTCTTCGCAGCCATTTAATTTAAAGGTATCAAAGCCTATTTTCCGCAACGCGGTAATACCTTCAATAACATCGGCAGGGCGATCGCCACCGACCCAGCTATACGCTTTAATTTTATCGCGCACCTGGCCGCCTAATAATTGCCAGACAGGGGCATTTAAGACTTTGCCTTTAATATCCCACAAGGCCTGGTCGATACCGGCAATGGCGCTCATTAAAATTGGGCCGCCGCGATAAAACCCTCCGCGATACATTACTTGCCATAAATCGTTAATACGTGCGGGATCTTGCCCGATTAACATTTCACCTAATTCATGAACCGCCGCTTCAACGCTTTTTGCTCGCCCTTCAATAACCGGTTCGCCCCAGCCCACCACACCTT
This genomic window from Buttiauxella gaviniae contains:
- the dgoD gene encoding galactonate dehydratase, translating into MKITKLTTYRLPPRWMFLKIETDEGVVGWGEPVIEGRAKSVEAAVHELGEMLIGQDPARINDLWQVMYRGGFYRGGPILMSAIAGIDQALWDIKGKVLNAPVWQLLGGQVRDKIKAYSWVGGDRPADVIEGITALRKIGFDTFKLNGCEEMGIIDNSRKIDDAVNTVAQIREAFGNEIEFGLDFHGRVSAPMAKVLIKELEQYRPLFIEEPVLAEQAEYYPRLAAQTHIPIAAGERMFSRFEFKRVLEAGGLAILQPDLSHAGGITECFKISGMAEAYDVSLAPHCPLGPIALAACLHIDFVSRNAVFQEQSMGIHYNKGAELLDFVKNKEDFKMDGGHFMPLMKPGLGVDIDEEQVIARSKNVTDWRNPLWRYPDGAVAEW